The Streptomyces avermitilis MA-4680 = NBRC 14893 genome contains a region encoding:
- the rpe gene encoding ribulose-phosphate 3-epimerase — protein sequence MAVQINPSILSADFARLAEEAKAVEGADWLHVDVMDNHFVPNLTLGVPIVEALARATDTPLDCHLMIEDADRWAPQYVEAGAGSVTFHAEAAAAPVRLAREIRAKGARASMALKPATPIEPYEDLLPELDMLLIMTVEPGFGGQAFLDIMLPKIRRTRELISKHGLELWLQVDGGVSASTIERCAEAGADVFVAGSAVYGAADPADAVRALRTQAEGATALASWACDH from the coding sequence ATGGCCGTGCAGATCAACCCCAGCATCCTGTCCGCCGATTTCGCCCGTCTCGCCGAGGAGGCCAAGGCGGTCGAAGGCGCCGACTGGCTCCATGTCGACGTGATGGACAACCATTTCGTACCGAACCTCACGCTCGGCGTGCCGATCGTAGAGGCGCTGGCGCGGGCGACGGACACTCCGCTGGACTGCCATCTGATGATCGAGGACGCCGATCGGTGGGCGCCGCAGTACGTGGAAGCGGGTGCCGGTTCCGTCACCTTCCACGCCGAGGCGGCCGCCGCGCCGGTGCGGCTCGCCCGCGAGATCCGGGCCAAGGGGGCCCGTGCCTCCATGGCGCTCAAGCCCGCGACGCCCATCGAGCCGTACGAGGACCTGCTGCCCGAGCTCGACATGCTGCTGATCATGACGGTCGAGCCGGGCTTCGGTGGCCAGGCGTTTCTTGACATCATGCTTCCGAAGATCCGCCGCACCCGTGAGCTGATCAGCAAGCACGGGCTCGAACTCTGGCTCCAGGTCGACGGCGGAGTCTCGGCTTCCACCATCGAGCGGTGTGCGGAGGCGGGCGCGGACGTCTTCGTCGCGGGGTCGGCGGTGTACGGGGCGGCGGACCCCGCAGACGCGGTACGTGCATTGCGCACCCAAGCCGAGGGGGCGACGGCCCTCGCCTCCTGGGCGTGCGACCACTGA
- a CDS encoding amino acid permease: MLDQGAPPQSRSHPSAPGLGARLMRRKPVENLVAEGGQGEGGTLRRSLGLWQLTMISIGATLGTGIFVVLGEAVPKAGPAVTLSFVIAGLTALFSALSYAELAGTIPVSGSSYSYAYATMGELIAWICGWCLVLEYGVSVAAVAVGWGEYLNELLDGTIGVTIPDALSAPPGDGGIFNLPALIVVLLAMAFLLGGAKESARANTIMVIVKIAALLMFCAIGIQGFKSGNYENFMPLGMAGVSAAGATLFFSYIGFDAASTAGEEAKNAQRDLPRAIMLSLVIVTALYVLVAAVAVGAKPWKGFNDSEAALAGIMKDVTGQTFWGTLLAACAVIAIASVVLTVLYGQTRILFAMARDGLVPKVFARVHPKTGAPRANTVIVSLFCGVLAAAIPLGQLADATSIGTLFAFGLVNIAVVVLRRTRPDMRRTFRVPLSPVLPAIGFALCVWMMGSLSAVTWVVFGVWMAVGLVFYFSYGHRRSRLATADTAVSAQK; this comes from the coding sequence GTGCTCGACCAAGGCGCACCCCCGCAGTCCCGCAGTCATCCCTCGGCCCCGGGCCTCGGCGCCCGCCTGATGCGCCGTAAGCCGGTGGAAAACCTGGTCGCCGAGGGCGGCCAGGGCGAGGGTGGCACTTTGCGCCGCTCCCTCGGCCTCTGGCAGCTGACCATGATCAGCATCGGTGCCACCCTCGGCACCGGAATCTTCGTGGTGCTCGGCGAGGCGGTGCCGAAGGCGGGCCCCGCCGTGACCCTGTCCTTCGTGATCGCCGGTCTCACCGCGCTCTTCTCGGCCCTCTCCTACGCCGAGCTCGCGGGCACCATCCCGGTCTCCGGGTCCTCGTACTCGTATGCGTACGCAACGATGGGTGAGCTGATCGCCTGGATCTGCGGCTGGTGTCTCGTCCTGGAGTACGGCGTCTCGGTCGCCGCCGTCGCGGTCGGCTGGGGCGAGTACCTCAACGAACTCCTCGACGGCACCATCGGCGTCACCATCCCGGACGCGCTCTCCGCGCCGCCCGGCGACGGCGGCATCTTCAATCTGCCCGCGCTGATCGTCGTCCTGCTCGCGATGGCGTTCCTGCTGGGCGGCGCGAAGGAGTCCGCGCGCGCCAACACGATCATGGTGATCGTGAAGATCGCCGCGCTGCTGATGTTCTGCGCGATCGGCATCCAGGGCTTCAAGTCCGGCAACTACGAGAACTTCATGCCGCTGGGCATGGCGGGCGTCAGCGCCGCCGGGGCCACGCTCTTCTTCTCGTACATCGGCTTCGACGCGGCCTCCACGGCCGGCGAGGAGGCGAAGAACGCGCAGCGCGACCTGCCGCGCGCGATCATGCTCTCGCTCGTCATCGTGACCGCGCTGTACGTGCTCGTCGCCGCCGTCGCCGTGGGTGCCAAGCCCTGGAAGGGGTTCAACGACTCCGAGGCCGCGCTCGCCGGGATCATGAAGGACGTCACCGGACAGACCTTCTGGGGCACCCTGCTCGCCGCCTGTGCCGTCATCGCCATCGCCAGTGTCGTCCTGACCGTGCTCTACGGACAGACCCGCATCCTCTTCGCGATGGCCCGGGACGGCCTCGTGCCCAAGGTGTTCGCGCGCGTCCACCCCAAGACGGGGGCGCCCCGCGCCAACACCGTCATCGTGTCGCTCTTCTGTGGTGTCCTCGCCGCCGCGATCCCGCTCGGGCAGCTCGCCGACGCCACCAGCATCGGCACCCTCTTCGCCTTCGGGCTGGTCAACATCGCGGTCGTGGTGCTGCGCCGGACCCGCCCGGACATGCGGCGCACCTTCCGGGTGCCGCTGTCCCCGGTGCTGCCGGCGATCGGCTTCGCGCTCTGCGTCTGGATGATGGGCAGTCTCTCGGCCGTCACCTGGGTGGTCTTCGGAGTCTGGATGGCCGTCGGGCTCGTGTTCTACTTCAGTTACGGCCACCGCCGTTCCCGGCTGGCCACGGCAGACACCGCAGTATCCGCACAGAAGTGA
- a CDS encoding sugar-binding transcriptional regulator — protein sequence MNSSEEMAVSGMSAGRSAMRMGPAELVQAAAMARRFYLEGKSKIQIAEEFGVSRFKVARVLETALERDLVRIEIRVPAELDAERSDALRARYGLRHAVVVESPAEAEESPDPENLGEVAADLLGELVTEGDVLGLAWGRSTIHMAAALDRLPPCTVVQLTGVYDAGTAERGSVEAVRRAAQVSGGDAHPIYAPMLLPDVATTAALRNQTGIARAFEYFDKVTVACVSIGSWEPGISTVHDMLSDEERAHYASLGVAAEMSAHLFDADGRRVGRDLGERCITVKADQLRRVPEVVAIAGGQRKAAAIDAVLRSGLVTSLVTDTSAADYLMAAGPTPRPALNRADPDGP from the coding sequence GTGAACAGCAGTGAGGAGATGGCCGTGTCTGGTATGTCGGCGGGCCGGTCAGCGATGCGGATGGGACCCGCTGAGCTGGTGCAGGCGGCGGCCATGGCCCGCCGCTTCTACCTCGAGGGCAAGTCCAAGATCCAGATCGCCGAGGAGTTCGGCGTCAGCCGCTTCAAGGTGGCAAGGGTCCTGGAGACCGCTCTCGAACGGGATCTCGTGCGTATCGAGATCCGCGTGCCCGCCGAGCTGGACGCGGAGCGCTCCGACGCGCTGCGCGCCCGCTACGGCCTCAGGCACGCCGTTGTGGTCGAGTCCCCGGCCGAGGCCGAGGAGTCGCCCGACCCGGAGAACCTCGGTGAGGTGGCCGCTGACCTGCTCGGCGAGCTGGTCACCGAGGGCGATGTGCTGGGTCTGGCCTGGGGCCGGTCCACCATCCACATGGCGGCGGCCCTCGACCGGCTGCCACCCTGCACGGTGGTGCAGCTGACGGGCGTGTACGACGCCGGGACCGCCGAGCGCGGCTCGGTGGAAGCGGTGCGACGTGCCGCGCAGGTGTCCGGCGGGGACGCCCACCCCATCTACGCGCCGATGCTGCTGCCGGACGTGGCCACCACCGCGGCACTGCGCAACCAGACGGGGATCGCGCGGGCCTTCGAGTACTTCGACAAGGTCACGGTCGCCTGTGTCTCCATCGGCTCCTGGGAGCCCGGCATCTCGACGGTGCACGACATGCTCAGCGACGAGGAGCGCGCCCACTACGCGTCCCTCGGGGTCGCCGCCGAGATGTCCGCGCACCTCTTCGACGCCGACGGCCGCCGGGTCGGGCGGGACCTGGGGGAGCGGTGCATCACCGTCAAGGCGGACCAGCTGCGCCGTGTCCCCGAGGTCGTCGCGATCGCGGGCGGACAGCGCAAGGCGGCGGCGATCGACGCGGTGCTGCGGTCCGGTCTGGTCACCAGCCTGGTCACGGACACATCGGCGGCGGACTACCTGATGGCGGCGGGTCCCACGCCCAGGCCCGCACTCAACCGGGCGGACCCGGACGGCCCCTGA
- a CDS encoding ribonuclease domain-containing protein: protein MLLRSVPRVLAGLFVCLAVLLTGCSPTGPTKAPASSARPSWAAGMATVKESQLPAEARQTLARIDRGGPFPYAMDGAVFGNFERLLPRHQRGYYHEYTVKTPGSRDRGARRIVTGQSDEIYYTDDHYKSFRAVLR from the coding sequence ATGCTGCTGCGGTCCGTCCCCCGTGTGCTCGCGGGGCTGTTCGTCTGTCTGGCCGTTCTGCTCACCGGCTGTTCGCCGACCGGGCCGACCAAGGCGCCCGCCTCGTCCGCGCGTCCTTCATGGGCCGCCGGCATGGCCACGGTCAAGGAGTCCCAGCTCCCCGCCGAGGCCCGGCAGACCCTCGCCCGCATCGACCGGGGCGGCCCCTTCCCGTACGCCATGGACGGCGCGGTCTTCGGGAACTTCGAGCGGCTGCTGCCCCGGCACCAGCGGGGTTACTACCACGAGTACACGGTGAAGACGCCCGGCTCGCGCGATCGCGGGGCCCGGCGCATTGTCACGGGGCAGAGCGACGAGATCTACTACACCGATGATCACTACAAATCGTTCAGGGCGGTGCTGAGATGA
- a CDS encoding barstar family protein, whose amino-acid sequence MTDGTLADVLRACGWTPIELDLGGVTTKPAFMDRVALALGLPDWFGRNWDALADCLADLSWAPPARGRLLVITGWQEYALAAPHDWGIAQEVFGEASDRGRGTGTELHVVLALGGSSQGTSDQPG is encoded by the coding sequence ATGACCGACGGCACGCTCGCCGACGTACTGCGCGCCTGCGGCTGGACCCCTATCGAGCTGGACCTCGGCGGGGTCACCACCAAGCCCGCCTTCATGGACCGTGTCGCCCTCGCCCTCGGCCTGCCCGACTGGTTCGGGCGCAACTGGGACGCCCTCGCCGACTGCCTCGCCGACCTGTCGTGGGCACCGCCCGCCCGGGGACGGCTGCTCGTCATCACCGGATGGCAGGAGTACGCGCTGGCGGCGCCGCACGACTGGGGTATCGCCCAGGAAGTGTTCGGCGAGGCCAGTGACCGCGGGCGTGGCACCGGCACCGAACTCCATGTCGTACTGGCTCTCGGAGGATCCTCCCAAGGCACCTCTGACCAGCCTGGATGA
- a CDS encoding GNAT family N-acetyltransferase encodes MKIAMCRAADVALLDQYIGSAGVTSSHARRFACQEAGESTYLVAWLDDRPVGHAEVRWTGCAAAEVRAARPGCPEINGLGVWPGELRSRGIGSALIRAAEELTRERGLDVIGLGVGTDNPRAAELYARLGYRPLTGYVDRWSYEGGDGTTHECADPCTFLVKELPR; translated from the coding sequence ATGAAGATCGCCATGTGCAGGGCCGCCGATGTCGCGCTCCTCGACCAGTACATCGGCTCCGCCGGCGTCACGTCCTCCCACGCCCGCCGTTTTGCCTGCCAGGAGGCGGGAGAGAGCACCTACCTCGTCGCCTGGCTCGACGACCGGCCCGTCGGGCACGCGGAGGTGCGCTGGACCGGCTGCGCCGCTGCCGAGGTGCGGGCCGCCCGCCCCGGGTGTCCCGAGATCAACGGGCTGGGCGTCTGGCCCGGGGAACTGCGTTCGCGCGGCATCGGGAGCGCCTTGATCCGCGCGGCTGAGGAGCTGACCCGGGAGCGCGGCCTCGACGTCATCGGTCTGGGGGTGGGTACGGACAATCCGCGCGCGGCCGAGCTGTACGCGCGGCTCGGGTACCGGCCCCTGACCGGGTACGTCGACCGCTGGTCGTACGAGGGCGGGGACGGGACGACCCACGAGTGCGCCGACCCGTGCACCTTCCTGGTCAAGGAGCTGCCGCGCTGA
- a CDS encoding GuaB1 family IMP dehydrogenase-related protein, whose protein sequence is MRFLNDIKPPYDLTYDDVFMVPSRSAVGSRQGVDLTSPDGTGTTIPLVVANMTAIAGRRMAETVARRGGLVVIPQDIPIEVVTEVVSWVKGRHLVLDTPIVLVPHQTVADALALLPKRAHNAGVVVDEDGRPVGVVTDTDLTGVDRFTQLSEVMSRDLLLLDADIEPREAFNKLDGANRRYAPAVDRDGRLAGILTRKGALRATLYTPATDADGRLRIAAAVGINGDVAGKAKQLLDAGVDTLVIDTAHGHQESMISAIRTVRALDPQVPIAAGNIVAADGVKDLVEAGADIIKVGVGPGAMCTTRMMTGVGRPQFSAVMECAAEAKKYGKHVWADGGVRHPRDVAMALAAGASNVMIGSWFAGTYESPGDLQQDADGRLYKESFGMASARAVRNRTSEESAYDRARKGLFEEGISTSRMFLDPGRPGVEDLIDSIIAGVRSSCTYAGANSLEEFTEKAVVGIQSAAGYAEGKPLHASWS, encoded by the coding sequence GTGCGTTTCCTCAACGACATCAAGCCCCCGTACGACCTGACGTACGACGACGTCTTCATGGTGCCGAGCCGCTCCGCGGTCGGCTCCCGGCAGGGCGTGGACCTCACCTCCCCGGACGGCACGGGCACCACCATCCCGCTGGTCGTCGCCAACATGACCGCGATCGCCGGCCGCCGCATGGCCGAGACCGTGGCCCGCCGCGGCGGCCTCGTCGTCATTCCGCAGGACATCCCGATCGAGGTCGTCACCGAGGTCGTCTCCTGGGTCAAGGGGCGTCATCTGGTCCTGGACACGCCGATCGTGCTCGTCCCGCACCAGACCGTCGCGGACGCGCTGGCCCTGCTGCCGAAGCGGGCGCACAACGCGGGTGTCGTAGTGGACGAGGACGGCCGCCCGGTCGGTGTGGTCACCGACACCGACCTGACCGGCGTCGACCGCTTCACTCAGCTGTCCGAGGTCATGTCGAGGGATCTGCTGCTGCTCGACGCGGACATCGAACCGCGCGAGGCCTTCAACAAGCTCGACGGCGCCAACCGCCGCTACGCGCCCGCCGTCGACCGCGACGGCAGGCTGGCGGGCATCCTGACCCGCAAGGGCGCCCTGCGCGCCACGCTGTACACGCCCGCCACCGACGCCGACGGCAGGCTGCGCATCGCCGCCGCGGTCGGTATCAACGGCGATGTCGCGGGCAAGGCCAAGCAGCTGCTCGACGCGGGTGTCGACACGCTCGTCATCGACACGGCGCACGGCCACCAGGAGTCGATGATCAGCGCGATCAGGACCGTGCGCGCGCTCGACCCCCAGGTGCCGATCGCCGCAGGCAACATCGTCGCCGCCGATGGTGTGAAGGACCTGGTCGAGGCGGGCGCGGACATCATCAAGGTCGGGGTCGGCCCCGGCGCCATGTGCACCACCCGCATGATGACGGGTGTGGGCCGGCCGCAGTTCTCGGCCGTCATGGAGTGCGCCGCCGAGGCGAAGAAGTACGGCAAGCACGTGTGGGCCGACGGCGGTGTCCGTCACCCGCGCGACGTCGCGATGGCGCTCGCCGCCGGCGCGTCCAACGTGATGATCGGCTCCTGGTTCGCAGGCACGTACGAGTCGCCGGGCGACCTTCAGCAGGATGCCGACGGGCGCCTGTACAAGGAGTCGTTCGGCATGGCGTCGGCGCGTGCGGTGCGCAATCGCACGTCGGAGGAGTCGGCGTACGACCGCGCCCGCAAGGGCCTGTTCGAGGAGGGCATCTCCACCTCGCGCATGTTCCTCGACCCGGGCCGCCCGGGCGTCGAGGACCTGATCGACTCGATCATCGCGGGCGTCCGCTCCTCGTGCACCTACGCCGGCGCCAACTCCCTGGAGGAGTTCACCGAGAAGGCCGTGGTCGGCATCCAGAGCGCGGCCGGCTACGCCGAGGGCAAGCCGCTGCACGCCAGCTGGAGCTGA